The Pseudoxanthomonas suwonensis sequence CAGGATCGGCCCGGTGCGGATGTGCGAGCGCGGATCGGCCTGGCCGCCCACCGCCTCGATCGCGGCGAACATGGCACGCAGGTTGCCGGCAATGGTCAGCTCGTCGACCGGGTACGCGACCGCGCCGTCCTCCACCCAGAAGCCGGCCGCGCCGCGCGAATAGTCGCCGGTCACCGGGTTGACGCCCTGTCCCATCAGCTCGGTCACCAGCAGCCCGCGGCCCATGCCGCGCACCAGTTCGTCCAGCGTGCCGGCATTGGCGGTGACCTGCAGGTTGTGCACGCCGCCGGCGTTGGCGGTGGTCTGCAGGCCCAGCTTGCGCGCCGAATAGCTGCCCAGCACGTAGCGCTGCAGCACCCCGCCGGCGACCAGCGCGCTGTCGCGGGTGGCCACGCCGTCGGCATCGAACGGGGTCGAGCGCAGGCCGTGGCGCAGCAGCGGGTGCTCGTCGACCGCGAACCACTCCGGGAACAGCCGCGTGCCGACGCTGTCGAGCAGGAAACTGGCGCGCCGGTACAGCGCGCCGCCGGACACCGCGTTGAGCAGGTGCCCGACCAGCGAGCGGGCGATCTCGGCCGAGAACAGCACCGGGTACTCGCCGGTCGGCGCACTGCGCGGATCCAGCCGCGAGGCGGCGCGTTCGGCGGCGCGGCGGCCGATCGCCGCCGGCGACTCCAGGTCGCCGCGGGCCAGGCCGATGCTGTACCAGCCGTCGCGCTGCATCCCGTCGCCCTGCCCGGCGATCAGCGCCACCCCCAGCGAATGCTGGGTCTCGCGCTCGCGGCCGACAAAACCGTGGCTGTTGGCGTACACCGACAGGCTGCCGCCGCTGCCGAACGAAGCACCATCGGAGTTGGCGATGCGCGAATCGGCCTCGCGACCGGCCGCCTCGCAGGCCAGGGCCAGGTCGATGGCCTCGTCGGCATCCAGCCGCCACGGGTGCCAGGTATCCAGGTCCGGGAACTCACGCGCCATCAGCGTCGCGTCGGCCAGGCCGGCGGCCGGATCGTCCTCGGTGTGCCGGGCGATCGCGCAGGCCTGTT is a genomic window containing:
- the pmbA gene encoding metalloprotease PmbA yields the protein MNDIARNDDSGARLDRLAEISQRLLARAKALGASQAEVSCSEEHGLNVSVRLGEVETVESTRDRGIAVTVHFGQRKGSASTADLQESSLEATVEQACAIARHTEDDPAAGLADATLMAREFPDLDTWHPWRLDADEAIDLALACEAAGREADSRIANSDGASFGSGGSLSVYANSHGFVGRERETQHSLGVALIAGQGDGMQRDGWYSIGLARGDLESPAAIGRRAAERAASRLDPRSAPTGEYPVLFSAEIARSLVGHLLNAVSGGALYRRASFLLDSVGTRLFPEWFAVDEHPLLRHGLRSTPFDADGVATRDSALVAGGVLQRYVLGSYSARKLGLQTTANAGGVHNLQVTANAGTLDELVRGMGRGLLVTELMGQGVNPVTGDYSRGAAGFWVEDGAVAYPVDELTIAGNLRAMFAAIEAVGGQADPRSHIRTGPILVGRMTVAGGG